One region of Candidatus Bathyarchaeota archaeon genomic DNA includes:
- a CDS encoding DUF367 family protein: protein MEPDPQPQTPAFPVRITIYHAAQDDPKKNTALRLSHRGLARIVSKIRFLPKRAIVLNPFGEIAFSPADRDRIAQFGLVALDCSWEHAQKVLGRHVRGTSRCLPILIAANPVNYGKLTKLTTAEAIAAALYIAGFKAESEQLLSNFTWGHTFFEINGMLLENYVTAKDSAEIVEMQARLLKRKKSE, encoded by the coding sequence TTGGAACCTGACCCACAACCGCAAACCCCCGCATTTCCCGTTCGAATCACAATCTACCATGCGGCACAGGATGACCCCAAAAAGAACACCGCACTCCGATTGAGCCATCGCGGCTTGGCACGGATTGTAAGCAAAATCAGGTTCTTACCAAAACGAGCCATTGTGCTTAACCCCTTTGGAGAAATCGCGTTTTCGCCTGCCGACAGAGATAGAATTGCCCAGTTTGGATTAGTGGCGCTAGATTGCAGTTGGGAACACGCACAGAAGGTGCTAGGGCGCCACGTCCGCGGAACCAGCCGCTGCCTGCCCATCCTGATTGCCGCCAACCCCGTCAACTACGGCAAACTAACCAAACTCACCACGGCGGAAGCAATAGCAGCAGCGCTCTACATTGCGGGCTTCAAAGCTGAATCGGAGCAACTGCTGTCGAATTTTACGTGGGGACACACGTTTTTTGAAATCAACGGGATGCTACTGGAAAATTACGTGACGGCAAAGGATAGCGCTGAGATTGTCGAAATGCAGGCAAGATTGTTGAAGCGCAAAAAAAGCGAATAA
- a CDS encoding Lrp/AsnC ligand binding domain-containing protein: MENVFAQIGEITTTASAQTEPVLQKPKRCAFIFITAEADSCDGAIEDLRKIEAVEEVYRARGAYDLVAKVSGESLDDLHDVVHKRIRNLDSIKSTLTLTVI; encoded by the coding sequence TTGGAAAATGTTTTCGCTCAAATAGGAGAAATAACCACTACTGCAAGTGCTCAAACAGAGCCTGTGTTGCAAAAGCCCAAGCGCTGCGCATTTATTTTTATAACCGCTGAAGCGGATTCATGCGACGGGGCAATTGAAGATTTACGAAAAATCGAAGCGGTCGAAGAAGTGTACCGTGCCCGAGGCGCCTACGACTTAGTTGCCAAAGTCAGCGGCGAATCCCTAGATGACCTGCATGATGTGGTGCATAAACGCATACGCAACCTCGACAGCATCAAATCTACGTTGACCCTAACAGTAATCTAG
- a CDS encoding ABC transporter permease — translation MTDSAHFPTNDLKRRRLQTGLTVATLTLSVASTLFLLLFSNRLGVGIAAKATGTLTLGLTSIFSQFILFLGVLIFAVGAILTSFIISLMMAQRTRDFGLIKAAGCPNSLVAGYFMTELLTITLIGCTLGVAMGFVADFVVAFLVFGGYLLPMFWFAPIVFVAFFLLAIFFGLRPILKASRMSPMDALSPVSYYGSFTEKRHKPLSRRAITWHLASRSMGRRQSVGIRMVFLLSVVFILLTVTVGGSVIASDTTTAWIENTSGTDTVLVAYPSMGNQYLDLLSAFHGTQVNTDFNYLEPNLGIPSEGTAKIAALSGVTVVEPRLVVTEHLQEVSNFTIIDNVTYPVGDDREADSLVVGVNPQTLSGNWSLKGKFFDSPSDLEAVVGDSLTQSMFYAHPKRYVYMSDPLLEGLRFENHTFDIVGICVEPLNNGQVVYVPLETLQNITGTDANLLIVELDSAVDRVTSITGIRDALHAVDPELAVFDLKDVTQQNMNFLSTTWQSLMLLPIFSLSSAALCMVGYMMLVVNEQRQEFGTLRAVGAKPRIVLSISAIQSVIMLVASFAIGLSIGVVITLIFLMANPLVTATTIFVIGGWLAAALIAMYILSLLPAYQQTKTSILETLS, via the coding sequence ATGACCGATAGCGCCCACTTCCCAACAAACGACTTGAAACGTCGCCGCCTCCAAACAGGTTTGACAGTAGCGACCCTGACGTTGAGTGTGGCGTCCACGCTGTTTCTGCTCCTATTCAGCAACCGCCTAGGCGTTGGAATTGCAGCAAAAGCTACCGGCACCCTAACTTTAGGCTTAACCTCGATTTTTAGCCAGTTTATCCTCTTCTTAGGCGTCCTAATATTTGCCGTCGGCGCCATCCTAACCTCCTTTATAATCTCGCTGATGATGGCTCAACGAACCCGAGACTTCGGATTAATCAAAGCAGCAGGATGCCCCAACAGCCTCGTCGCCGGATACTTCATGACTGAGCTCCTAACAATCACCTTAATCGGTTGCACTTTGGGCGTTGCCATGGGTTTTGTGGCAGATTTTGTTGTGGCTTTTCTGGTTTTTGGGGGTTATTTGTTGCCGATGTTTTGGTTTGCGCCCATCGTTTTTGTTGCGTTTTTCCTCTTGGCGATATTTTTTGGGTTAAGACCCATCCTTAAAGCCTCCCGCATGTCCCCTATGGACGCTCTATCCCCTGTTTCATACTATGGGTCATTTACTGAAAAACGCCACAAACCTCTCTCACGCCGCGCTATAACGTGGCATCTGGCGTCTAGAAGCATGGGTCGCCGACAATCCGTAGGTATTCGAATGGTTTTCTTGCTTTCGGTAGTGTTTATTTTGTTAACCGTAACTGTAGGCGGCAGCGTAATCGCAAGCGACACCACCACCGCCTGGATCGAAAATACCAGCGGAACGGACACCGTGTTGGTAGCCTACCCAAGCATGGGCAACCAGTACCTTGACCTACTTTCCGCATTTCATGGCACCCAAGTCAACACTGATTTCAACTATTTAGAACCAAACCTCGGTATTCCATCAGAGGGCACTGCAAAAATTGCTGCTTTATCAGGAGTAACCGTGGTAGAACCTCGACTAGTTGTTACTGAACATTTGCAGGAGGTTTCCAACTTTACGATAATAGACAACGTGACCTATCCCGTGGGCGACGATAGGGAGGCTGATTCTCTTGTAGTAGGCGTTAATCCTCAAACGCTTTCAGGCAATTGGTCACTTAAAGGCAAATTCTTCGATAGCCCCTCTGATTTAGAAGCAGTTGTTGGCGACTCACTAACCCAAAGCATGTTTTACGCTCATCCCAAACGATATGTGTACATGTCAGATCCCTTGCTTGAAGGGCTACGCTTTGAAAACCATACGTTTGATATTGTTGGAATCTGTGTTGAGCCCTTAAATAATGGTCAAGTCGTATATGTGCCGCTTGAAACCCTCCAAAACATTACGGGCACAGACGCTAACCTGTTGATAGTGGAACTTGACTCCGCAGTGGACCGAGTCACGTCCATCACTGGAATACGCGACGCCCTACACGCAGTTGACCCCGAGTTAGCTGTCTTTGACCTCAAAGACGTAACTCAACAAAACATGAATTTCTTATCTACCACCTGGCAGAGCCTTATGCTTCTGCCCATTTTTAGCCTCTCATCCGCGGCTCTCTGCATGGTTGGTTACATGATGCTAGTAGTTAATGAGCAGCGTCAAGAATTCGGCACCCTACGCGCAGTCGGTGCAAAGCCACGCATTGTTTTGAGTATTTCCGCGATTCAGAGCGTGATTATGCTGGTTGCAAGCTTTGCCATAGGCTTATCCATCGGCGTGGTTATTACGCTTATCTTTTTGATGGCAAACCCCCTAGTCACAGCTACGACTATCTTTGTTATTGGGGGCTGGCTTGCCGCCGCCTTAATCGCCATGTATATTTTAAGCCTGCTTCCAGCCTATCAGCAAACAAAAACATCCATACTTGAAACTCTAAGCTAA
- a CDS encoding O-acetyl-ADP-ribose deacetylase, with amino-acid sequence MDFKVGNATLTLIKGDITDVEADAIVNAANATLLGGLGVDGAIHSKGGPKILEECKRIRANEWPDGLPTGNAVITTGGNLKAKKVIHTVGPIWRGGFYDEAKLLRQAYWNSLKLAVANGLRSVAFPSISTGSYRYPTEEASRVAVTAVKDFLKKENRLDRVILVLFSQRDYEIYLKAVQDQP; translated from the coding sequence ATGGACTTTAAAGTTGGAAACGCAACCCTCACGCTAATCAAAGGCGACATAACCGACGTGGAGGCTGACGCCATCGTCAACGCAGCAAACGCAACTCTTCTGGGCGGTCTTGGAGTGGACGGTGCAATTCACAGTAAGGGCGGTCCTAAAATTCTTGAAGAATGCAAACGCATCCGCGCCAATGAATGGCCTGACGGATTACCCACAGGCAACGCAGTCATAACCACAGGGGGCAACCTCAAAGCCAAAAAAGTAATCCATACGGTTGGTCCCATCTGGCGGGGCGGCTTCTATGATGAAGCTAAGCTGCTTCGGCAAGCATATTGGAACTCGCTTAAACTGGCTGTTGCAAATGGGCTTAGGTCAGTGGCGTTTCCGTCGATTAGCACAGGTTCCTACCGTTATCCAACGGAAGAAGCCAGCCGGGTTGCAGTAACCGCGGTGAAGGATTTCCTAAAAAAAGAAAACCGCCTTGATAGGGTAATTTTGGTGTTGTTTTCCCAGCGAGATTACGAGATATACCTAAAAGCTGTACAAGACCAACCTTAA
- a CDS encoding PQQ-binding-like beta-propeller repeat protein — MRTLSLEVGFLCAFLLFSLLSALPTADSDVPDSSESAPSPKELWTFTVINSSWSNPVIANGIAYVFSTEQYTKPSEKHVSLFGPPPHHLVTVYALNVSDGSKLWEYTAEGELQRFTVANDTAYFSTSEGWCVDKHYLGAHIFAIDALTGAEKWVHNVDGMIFASRFDGDNSAFYVLFVASGSLDSFVSAVNVTNGKESWIYKFGNHIYPIPVAIGEEAMYFGLSNCFYALNETDGKIIWNSTLDSSISEAAVLGEDVVYVKSQQMTYALNPQNGYQLWNYSSYSYCISRKGIGYVQEGDAVYAFEGVSDDKIWSYSANKTINSLKLVDDRLYVCLNGTLTALNAVNGTPFWNYSIPQMRFVFSPYYQDNTAKLLISEDKLFCYSGKTLHAIDISNGEDLWAYTDYDHTFLTVTDGVAFFKSAHTLYAFSIPAIVPSTSQSTTAQPAEPSMVLGFTIELLIVVSIVAISAVLLTMILVKKRIQKTPKN, encoded by the coding sequence ATGCGCACTCTTAGTTTAGAGGTAGGTTTCCTTTGCGCTTTTTTGCTTTTCAGCCTGCTTTCGGCTCTGCCAACTGCAGATTCAGATGTACCCGATAGCTCCGAGTCCGCTCCGTCCCCAAAGGAGCTTTGGACGTTTACAGTAATCAATAGCAGTTGGAGCAATCCTGTAATAGCTAATGGCATTGCATACGTATTCAGTACCGAACAGTACACTAAACCAAGCGAAAAACATGTGAGTTTGTTTGGTCCTCCGCCACACCACTTGGTCACTGTTTACGCCTTAAACGTGTCCGATGGGTCAAAACTCTGGGAGTATACCGCCGAAGGTGAACTTCAACGATTTACAGTTGCAAACGACACAGCCTATTTCTCAACATCTGAGGGATGGTGCGTCGATAAGCACTATTTGGGAGCACACATTTTTGCCATAGATGCCCTTACAGGAGCTGAAAAATGGGTTCACAATGTCGATGGCATGATATTTGCGTCCAGATTTGACGGCGACAACAGTGCATTTTATGTTTTGTTTGTTGCTTCAGGTAGCTTGGATTCTTTTGTTTCCGCAGTAAATGTGACGAACGGCAAAGAAAGCTGGATATACAAATTTGGGAATCATATTTACCCTATACCAGTTGCCATCGGTGAGGAAGCGATGTACTTTGGATTAAGCAACTGTTTTTACGCCTTAAACGAAACTGATGGCAAGATAATCTGGAACAGTACCTTAGATAGTTCAATATCGGAAGCGGCTGTTCTAGGTGAAGACGTAGTCTACGTTAAATCGCAACAAATGACTTATGCCTTAAATCCCCAAAACGGTTACCAGCTATGGAATTATTCTAGCTACAGTTATTGCATCAGCCGCAAAGGTATAGGCTATGTGCAAGAGGGGGATGCTGTTTATGCTTTTGAGGGGGTCAGCGACGATAAAATTTGGAGTTACAGCGCAAACAAGACAATTAACTCCCTTAAACTAGTCGATGATAGGCTCTACGTTTGCTTAAACGGCACTCTTACGGCTTTAAACGCTGTCAACGGAACACCGTTTTGGAATTATAGTATTCCTCAGATGCGTTTTGTCTTTAGCCCCTACTATCAGGATAACACGGCAAAGCTTCTGATCAGCGAAGACAAACTTTTTTGTTATTCAGGCAAAACACTCCATGCCATAGATATCTCCAACGGGGAAGACCTTTGGGCGTATACAGATTATGACCATACATTTCTAACAGTTACAGACGGCGTGGCTTTCTTTAAGAGCGCCCACACCCTCTATGCATTCAGTATTCCCGCAATCGTACCATCCACTTCGCAAAGTACAACCGCTCAACCTGCTGAGCCATCCATGGTTTTAGGATTTACTATTGAGCTATTGATTGTCGTATCCATTGTTGCCATTTCAGCAGTATTGTTGACTATGATTTTGGTGAAAAAGAGAATACAAAAAACGCCCAAGAATTAG
- a CDS encoding NAD(P)H-hydrate dehydratase: MQPKTKLPTITSQDMRALEVNAEYFGVNLLQLMENAGSSVAKEIITRFQKNKDALIFCGLGGNGGDGFVAARHLLAGGFAVTVVVVGKARDIVHPAAMCNWEILQSLKDKITILEVTDSSAIPKVSAGIVVDALLGTGTKGKLKPLIAKVVDYINSLNSCRVAIDVSTGIDSDTGNVLGTAVKADLTVTFHKAKAGLEKAKKYLGELVVADIGLPAEFERLAGPGDVQLVAKPRADTAHKGDFGRLLVIGGSEVYSGAPTLVSLAALRTGVDLVYLAAPAKVAYAISSMSPDLITIKLEGDNLKPASLETLKPYLSMVDAVVMGPGLGQSPETAKFVKACIDEVEKAQKPLLLDADGLKAFAKFKRQLKVPLVLTPHAGEYSILTGEELPSSLEEKVVAIQKTAKKLGATLLVKGKVDIICDSERVKLNSTGNPGMTVGGTGDVLSGIVGGLLAQHVEPFESAVAGAFVNGAAGDFVANDIGYHMVATDVIEWIPRVLEDPMSHVKVRKSLGT; this comes from the coding sequence ATGCAACCGAAAACCAAACTTCCAACCATTACAAGCCAAGATATGCGCGCCCTAGAAGTCAACGCAGAATACTTTGGTGTAAACCTCCTACAGCTCATGGAAAACGCAGGTAGCAGCGTCGCCAAAGAAATAATTACCCGATTCCAAAAAAACAAAGACGCCCTGATCTTTTGCGGGTTAGGCGGAAACGGCGGCGACGGGTTTGTTGCAGCGCGGCACCTTTTAGCTGGAGGGTTTGCGGTTACGGTAGTTGTGGTCGGTAAAGCCCGTGACATCGTGCATCCCGCGGCGATGTGTAACTGGGAGATTTTACAGTCGCTAAAAGACAAAATCACGATTCTAGAAGTCACCGACAGCTCAGCCATCCCCAAGGTATCTGCAGGCATAGTTGTTGATGCTTTGTTGGGAACAGGAACTAAGGGCAAACTAAAACCGCTAATCGCCAAAGTTGTAGATTACATAAACAGCCTCAACAGCTGCCGCGTTGCCATAGACGTTTCCACGGGCATTGACTCTGACACGGGTAACGTGCTAGGAACTGCGGTTAAGGCGGATTTGACGGTGACGTTCCATAAGGCTAAAGCGGGCTTAGAGAAAGCCAAAAAATACCTCGGCGAACTCGTCGTAGCCGACATTGGCTTACCCGCCGAGTTTGAGCGGTTAGCTGGACCGGGCGACGTGCAACTCGTAGCTAAACCTCGAGCCGACACGGCACATAAGGGCGATTTTGGGCGACTCTTAGTAATTGGAGGAAGCGAAGTTTATTCGGGTGCGCCTACGTTGGTTTCGTTGGCTGCTCTACGGACAGGCGTGGATTTGGTTTATTTGGCTGCTCCGGCTAAAGTGGCATACGCGATTTCTTCGATGTCACCTGACCTCATCACAATCAAACTCGAGGGCGACAACCTAAAACCCGCCAGCCTCGAAACCCTAAAACCCTACCTGAGCATGGTGGATGCGGTGGTTATGGGTCCTGGTCTGGGTCAAAGCCCCGAAACCGCCAAGTTCGTTAAAGCCTGCATCGATGAGGTGGAGAAAGCCCAAAAGCCGTTGCTCTTGGATGCGGATGGGTTGAAGGCGTTTGCGAAGTTTAAGCGGCAGCTTAAGGTGCCCTTGGTTTTGACGCCGCATGCAGGCGAATACTCCATTCTCACGGGAGAGGAATTGCCATCGTCGCTTGAAGAGAAAGTGGTTGCAATACAGAAAACCGCTAAAAAACTCGGCGCCACGCTATTGGTCAAAGGAAAAGTCGACATCATCTGCGACTCTGAACGCGTCAAACTCAACTCTACAGGCAACCCCGGCATGACTGTCGGCGGAACTGGTGACGTCTTAAGCGGCATCGTAGGCGGATTGCTGGCTCAGCATGTGGAGCCCTTTGAATCGGCAGTGGCAGGTGCCTTTGTTAATGGTGCAGCAGGCGACTTTGTTGCCAACGACATTGGCTACCACATGGTTGCAACAGATGTTATTGAATGGATTCCTCGTGTCTTGGAGGATCCCATGAGTCATGTGAAGGTGCGCAAATCCCTTGGAACCTGA
- a CDS encoding LysE family translocator, whose amino-acid sequence MLISLSGVLMPGPLFAVTLTKSCQSKYAGALIAVGHGVVEFPLMFVIFFVLSQFTLPTVVQVGVGLVGGLLMMLMGLQAFRNRHKQETTAMAPKRESLLAGIWTTAANAGFILWWLTIGTALILNAQLFGLAGFGVFAGVHWFCDFAWYAVVGFLIFKSQRFLSDRVRMGITLFCVAVFICFGAYFMGSALWALLA is encoded by the coding sequence ATGCTGATTTCGCTCTCAGGCGTCCTCATGCCCGGTCCCCTCTTTGCCGTGACCCTCACAAAATCCTGTCAAAGCAAATATGCCGGAGCCCTCATCGCCGTGGGACATGGCGTCGTGGAGTTTCCTTTGATGTTTGTGATCTTCTTTGTGCTTAGCCAATTCACGCTTCCCACGGTTGTGCAAGTAGGGGTGGGGTTGGTGGGCGGCTTATTGATGATGCTGATGGGTTTGCAGGCATTTCGAAACCGCCACAAACAAGAAACCACGGCGATGGCGCCTAAACGTGAATCTTTGCTGGCAGGAATCTGGACTACGGCGGCAAATGCAGGTTTCATTCTTTGGTGGTTAACCATTGGCACCGCGTTGATTTTGAATGCGCAACTGTTTGGGCTGGCAGGGTTTGGTGTGTTTGCAGGGGTGCATTGGTTCTGTGACTTCGCATGGTACGCGGTGGTGGGTTTTCTGATTTTCAAGTCGCAGCGGTTCCTCTCTGATCGCGTAAGGATGGGGATTACGTTGTTTTGCGTTGCCGTTTTCATCTGTTTTGGCGCTTACTTTATGGGATCGGCGCTTTGGGCTCTGTTGGCATAG
- the apt gene encoding adenine phosphoribosyltransferase — protein MNKTDRQIDLKSKIRRIPEFKGVVFWDITPLLKDKACLKQTIKQLADHYRDKKIDVIVSNEARGFIVGAALAYELGVGFVPIRKKGKLPYKCVTLTYQKEYEADVIEIHEDAITKGQNVLLIDDLLATGGTIKANIDLIERLGGKIMGIGFLIELEYLAGRKVIGDKYPVFSLVNFKTPSG, from the coding sequence ATGAACAAGACAGATAGACAAATCGACCTGAAAAGCAAAATTCGAAGAATCCCCGAATTCAAAGGCGTAGTCTTCTGGGACATCACACCCCTCCTAAAAGACAAAGCCTGCCTAAAACAAACCATAAAACAACTAGCCGACCACTACCGCGACAAAAAAATTGACGTCATCGTCTCCAACGAAGCCCGCGGATTCATCGTCGGCGCCGCCTTAGCCTACGAACTCGGAGTCGGCTTTGTGCCCATACGCAAAAAAGGCAAACTCCCCTACAAATGCGTAACGCTGACCTACCAAAAAGAATACGAAGCCGACGTGATTGAAATCCACGAAGACGCCATAACCAAAGGCCAAAACGTGCTGCTCATCGACGATTTACTTGCCACCGGCGGAACCATCAAAGCCAACATTGATTTGATTGAGCGCTTAGGCGGCAAAATCATGGGCATAGGCTTCCTCATTGAATTGGAGTATTTGGCTGGACGCAAGGTAATTGGCGATAAATACCCTGTGTTTTCGCTGGTTAACTTCAAAACACCCAGCGGCTAA
- a CDS encoding ABC transporter ATP-binding protein: MYLKLHKRLASTKHNNTEGLAMPKDPQPIVATHNLDKTYLLGTRKIEVLHDINIQIPQATFTVLTGPSGSGKTTLLNILSGIDRPTNGTLTVAGQDLTEQNEDELSDFRCNHIGFVFQAYNLVSTLTVAENVAFPMEWTRKPPDEIEARVTELVEMVGLSHRENHFPAQLSGGEQQRVGFARALANDPELILADEPTGNLDVVNAQKILQVLQLLKQKGKTVVVSTHDQDIQKLADLVIRLEDGRVASVHDR; encoded by the coding sequence GTGTACCTCAAGCTTCATAAGCGCTTAGCCTCAACAAAACATAACAACACCGAAGGCTTAGCCATGCCCAAAGACCCACAACCCATAGTAGCCACCCATAACTTAGACAAAACCTACCTGTTAGGTACCCGAAAAATCGAAGTCCTACACGACATAAACATCCAAATCCCCCAAGCCACCTTCACCGTCTTAACAGGTCCCTCAGGCTCAGGCAAAACAACCCTGCTAAACATTCTAAGCGGAATCGACCGACCCACAAACGGTACCCTCACGGTAGCCGGTCAAGACCTAACCGAACAAAACGAGGACGAACTCTCTGATTTCCGCTGCAACCACATAGGTTTCGTTTTCCAAGCCTACAACCTTGTATCTACGCTTACCGTTGCAGAAAACGTCGCTTTCCCCATGGAATGGACACGAAAGCCACCCGATGAAATTGAGGCACGGGTGACAGAGTTAGTGGAGATGGTGGGGTTGTCGCATCGTGAGAATCATTTTCCTGCGCAACTTAGCGGCGGCGAACAGCAACGTGTCGGTTTTGCTCGTGCTTTGGCTAATGACCCTGAGCTTATTTTAGCCGATGAACCGACTGGAAATCTTGATGTCGTAAACGCGCAAAAAATTCTTCAGGTTCTGCAGTTGCTCAAGCAAAAGGGCAAAACTGTTGTGGTTTCGACACATGACCAAGACATACAGAAACTGGCTGATTTGGTTATTCGATTAGAAGATGGAAGAGTAGCGAGCGTCCATGACCGATAG
- a CDS encoding right-handed parallel beta-helix repeat-containing protein codes for MPEDYPTIQSAVGNASSGDTVFVRAGTYFVTADSYLTIDKPLSLIGEDAEKTVIDGIDKSPRYWGRYANFWAVISICSSNVTVSGFTIKRGNIALSLEQSTLHAPVHGISVIGNIIENNSYPICGYGSGSDVTISKNNITNNDAGVNFSGWTNSLISENNIIGNKNGIVIDEASNVTVRQNNIIGNGNAPINANIGELSYSGGLFLRWYGPYYVYENTITDNFYFGLEFEGSNNSTISDNYIMRNGAGILLFNYGYDPNYSSITHIASGNRLYHNNIVDNLQNVRIENAPFYNVSRYIGNGTDIISWDNGAVGNYWSDYDGNGTYVIDQNNVDHYPLTQQTSFDSRPPASPVDFVFLIPVAVAAIVLVVLLSLVIIKRKQISYFFGS; via the coding sequence GTGCCAGAAGACTACCCAACAATCCAATCAGCCGTAGGCAACGCTAGTTCAGGTGATACCGTATTTGTAAGAGCAGGAACATACTTTGTTACTGCAGATAGCTATTTAACAATTGATAAACCCCTTTCACTAATCGGAGAAGACGCAGAAAAAACTGTCATTGACGGCATCGACAAATCTCCCCGATATTGGGGTCGATATGCGAATTTTTGGGCTGTGATTAGCATTTGTTCGTCTAATGTGACCGTTTCAGGGTTTACGATAAAACGCGGCAACATCGCACTATCATTAGAGCAATCCACCTTGCATGCGCCCGTTCACGGAATTAGCGTTATAGGTAACATTATTGAAAATAATTCTTATCCGATATGTGGATATGGAAGTGGCTCAGATGTCACTATATCAAAGAATAACATAACAAACAATGATGCCGGCGTTAACTTTTCAGGATGGACAAACAGTTTAATTTCCGAGAATAATATCATCGGAAACAAAAATGGGATAGTTATCGATGAAGCGTCCAATGTGACAGTAAGACAAAACAACATTATAGGCAATGGAAATGCCCCAATCAACGCAAACATTGGTGAGTTGTCTTATTCGGGCGGTTTATTTCTCCGCTGGTATGGTCCTTACTATGTTTATGAGAATACCATAACAGATAATTTCTATTTTGGATTAGAGTTTGAAGGAAGCAACAACTCAACAATCAGCGACAATTACATAATGCGGAATGGCGCCGGGATTCTACTTTTCAACTATGGTTACGACCCTAATTACAGTTCAATTACACATATTGCATCCGGAAACAGACTATACCACAATAACATTGTTGATAATCTTCAAAATGTTCGAATAGAGAATGCGCCCTTCTACAATGTCAGCCGCTATATAGGCAACGGAACGGACATCATCTCATGGGACAATGGCGCTGTAGGCAACTATTGGAGTGATTACGACGGAAACGGAACATATGTCATTGACCAAAACAATGTGGACCACTATCCGCTTACCCAACAAACCAGTTTTGATTCAAGACCCCCTGCAAGCCCCGTCGATTTTGTTTTCCTAATTCCTGTTGCTGTAGCTGCAATCGTATTGGTTGTCCTCCTCTCTTTAGTGATTATCAAAAGAAAGCAGATCTCTTACTTCTTTGGTAGCTAA
- the mtnP gene encoding S-methyl-5'-thioadenosine phosphorylase, which translates to MQVEFGVIGGTGLYDPKLLKNVQEITVETPYGKPSDAFTVGELGGKTVAFLPRHGKLHTIRPTDLNQRANIWALKRLGVKRIIAASTVGSLREEYQPGELVFADQFIDRTTRREQSFYTVAEGRVCHISVADPMCPQMHQLLVDAAKSLNIKSHPTGTYVCIEGPRFSTKAESKLYQKWGADIIGMTMVPEVVLAREAEICYVNISTVTDYDCWKEHNVCVGDIVTIMKNNIENVKRLIAEVIAKTPSTFSCTCHSALEGAFV; encoded by the coding sequence ATGCAAGTTGAATTTGGAGTAATCGGCGGAACTGGTCTTTATGACCCTAAACTTCTCAAGAACGTTCAAGAAATAACAGTTGAAACCCCTTACGGTAAACCTTCTGATGCCTTTACGGTTGGTGAACTCGGCGGAAAAACCGTAGCCTTCCTACCCCGCCACGGAAAACTACACACCATCAGGCCCACAGACCTAAACCAACGCGCAAACATCTGGGCGCTCAAACGTTTAGGCGTAAAACGCATCATCGCAGCTTCAACCGTTGGCTCGCTACGGGAAGAGTATCAGCCTGGCGAATTAGTTTTTGCGGACCAATTCATAGACCGCACCACCCGAAGAGAACAATCCTTCTACACCGTAGCCGAAGGCCGCGTTTGCCACATATCCGTAGCTGACCCCATGTGTCCCCAGATGCATCAACTCCTCGTTGACGCGGCAAAAAGCCTCAACATCAAAAGCCACCCAACAGGCACATACGTCTGCATCGAAGGTCCACGCTTCTCAACCAAGGCAGAATCCAAACTCTACCAGAAGTGGGGTGCAGACATCATCGGCATGACCATGGTTCCCGAAGTTGTTTTGGCGCGGGAAGCAGAAATCTGCTACGTAAACATATCCACCGTCACCGACTATGACTGCTGGAAAGAACACAACGTCTGCGTCGGCGACATCGTGACCATCATGAAAAACAACATTGAAAACGTTAAGCGCCTAATCGCGGAAGTCATCGCCAAAACCCCCAGCACGTTTAGCTGCACATGTCACAGCGCTCTAGAAGGCGCCTTCGTGTAA
- a CDS encoding secondary thiamine-phosphate synthase enzyme YjbQ, whose product MSNFRVHNARIHFSTHGEIDFIDLSERVQTEVERSQIRNGIVHVFAPHATGILILTENDPALLSDIKAFLEEIVPRIGSYRHPSNAHAHLRSMLLQPDKTLPVINGSVEFGTWQALLFVETDVYPRERTVIIQVLGE is encoded by the coding sequence ATGTCAAACTTTAGAGTTCACAACGCCAGGATACATTTTTCAACACACGGCGAAATCGACTTCATTGACCTCTCAGAACGCGTCCAAACCGAGGTCGAGCGGTCCCAAATTCGCAACGGCATTGTTCATGTCTTTGCGCCTCATGCAACGGGCATTTTGATTTTAACCGAAAACGACCCCGCCCTGCTGAGCGACATCAAAGCGTTCCTTGAAGAAATCGTGCCACGGATTGGCTCCTATCGGCATCCTTCAAACGCCCATGCACATTTGCGTTCGATGTTGCTTCAGCCGGATAAGACCTTGCCTGTAATTAATGGCAGCGTTGAGTTTGGGACTTGGCAGGCGTTACTTTTTGTGGAAACAGACGTGTACCCAAGGGAACGCACGGTAATCATCCAAGTTCTTGGCGAATAG